The window gggatcgaCGGCTGGGGGATTTCGATCGACTccggcgcggggcgcggcgcGCCGTCGTGGAGCCGGGCCTTGTTGTACAGGAACACCTCCCGGTCGTCGCGGGGCAGCTGGTAGTAGGCGAGATGGTGGGCGCCGTCGAGCGAGGTGTTCCCGCAGAGGAGGAGCTGGTCGGCCGGCGGGATGCCGCAGAGGCCCTCGATGGTGCGCTGGATTGCCTCCACGGGGGTCTCGCCGCCGCACTTGAACTCGAAGGTGTGGCCGTTCTCCGCCACGTGCACCGGCAGCTTCTGCcccagcgccaccgccgccgcgtcctccgccccgccgccgccgccgcccgtcaccGCCGACCCGGAACTcatctcccccccccccgcctCGAAACCCgatctttcttcctcctcttccactCCCCCCAACGCAGTTCAGATTAAATCTGCAGTTTTTCTACCATACCACCACAATCAAAACCAACCACCCAATCTCGCAAGAACGCGCGGCGCGCCCACCCAAGAACAcacagctcctcctcctcctccccccttcccttcccccaaTTCCTCCCCGTCTCCGGTTCACCAACCCGCCACGGATTTCTTCTCGATCACCAAGACCATCCACAAGACGGAACCGGTCTCCAAGACGCAATCCGACTCCTCCGCCGAGAGGGTCACCTCACCGAGCGGGTCACGCGCGAACAACCGCCTCGCCGggatccctcctcctcctccttcttcgccGGGAAGACGGATTCAGCAGCGAGCGTGCGTGGCGTTAGCAAGAACCAGCGAGACCGaggggtgagagagagaggaggatgaggaagaggaggacgagAAGGGGAAGGAGGCAAAGTAAATAAAGGGAGATGTCGAGGGGTTGAATAGAAAAGTGGACTAGGCTTAGCTTACCGTGCGGGAGTAGTATACAGAATTGCTGCGGGGATGTTTTTGCGAATGGGTCCTTGTAGATTACAGAATTTACGTTGGAGTTAATTattggaggagaggagagtgttGCTTCCGGTGGAAGGGTAAGCGGCGTAGGGAATAGAATACCGTGGATTTCTTCCCCTCCGGTTTTTTCACGTGAGTGTCCAATTTTCTCTAAACTATAATTATTTTCGATGTGACTTTATGAATTTTGTtgttatattatttatttactatacaaaaaatataaatatcataTCATTACCAATGAGTTTGATTCTAATATATGAACATGTTTGATTGGTTGTATTGCGCATGCACTGTATTGCCGCCGCCACACACAACATGTAACACAACTGTAGCAATAACTAGCGAACGCGTCCAATATATTCAAGTAAAAAAATAGAGTGAccaattcaaaataaaattatcaaTTTACTTCCATCATCAAGTAACAAGATAGTAGTTAGTTTGTGCATGCAGAAGAAGTCATCATGTTGTCGCCTAAAGCCTTAAACTCCGCATTTTTTACTAGTAGGCTAGgagtaagagaaaaaaaaggcaaaaaagccACATGTATATTCCATATAAATCAGGCTAGTCCAATGTCAACACTATCGTGAAAACCGAAGAGACTTTCACCAGTAATTTATAGATGCATGTGTTTTTAACCATGTTTTTATTACTATGTTAAACTGCGAGGCATATGAATAGGCTATGTGAGGTAGGGCAATTCAACGAGCGTGTAAAACCACAAGTTAGTCACCATGAAGCTAAGATACTCATTTGGCTGATTAAGGCTACGTTCTGCTGTGTTGCTGGGATAAGCTACTGCCTATCCACTAGAAAACGAAGAAAGTCTAATACTTAATATGAAACAGTTTATTGAGCAGATTGAGTATCTACTTGGCATTAgaacaaatttaaaataaacttaacaTATATCAACATAACAAGtgacatataaaaatatttatacaaaatattttttcaaagCATAGAGTaaataaaatatagtataacATTATTATAGCCATAAGGTTCGAGGCCtgatggcccggcccaaggcacGACCATTTGGCCCGGTCCAAGCACGGCACGACCCGATAGTTGGGTCATGCCTAGGTCGATGCTTCGGCACGGTGGGCCGATCCAGCATGGCGCGGTCGAAGAAAATATAGTAGAGGGATCAAATTAGACTTAATCAACCATATAAGGCAAGgccaaaaaaaaatgaggaaTACAAAATAGATTTTTTCCAGCCAGGCAGCCATGTAAGACACAGCCCAAAGAGTTGAGGGAGtacaaatagacttattctataGAGAAGCACGATGGGCTGCCGTGCCCTCGGGCCGGCCCGTTTttattgggccgtgcctgggccgtgggTGCAGCCTGTGGGCTGGCAAGGcacggtcgggccgtgccggctcGACTGACCTCGTGCCGGGCCGGGAGACACCTCTATAATTCACCGGTTGGAACACAGGTCGGTCGGGTTTAGAGAGGCAACAAAAATCAGTAGGTCGTCCCAGGGCAGGGCCTTGCTCCGATCCCCAATCCGTCCCTCGAGCGAGCagaggcgccgccgtcgctcatcctgctgcttccgccgccaccgccgccgccgcctgcgccgatccccatccatcccgcAAGCGAGCATCCTGGTTAGCACATCctctttcccatctctctcgacccacgcactttttttttttatcgaatttgcgttaaccctagctcctgttctagaaatttgccttaaccttaatactactaataacagtttgtttgttcccaAAAAGTTTGGGGGTTGAACTGAATGAACCCCCATGTCCCATGTTAGATCCGCCCATGGCATGCAGGGTGGTAGAGTAATAAGATTTTCAAGTGCTTGCTACTCATATTCTGATGATCTGTTGATAATTTTATGTTAGGATTAGGATGAGTTCGAAGAAGGTTCCATTCCACCGACATAAGGAGAACGAAGAGGCGAGGAAGAAGGTAAGGGTTTTCAAATCTCTTTCTGGAGACACCTCTACTTATACTTTTTTGCACGCACATTCTATCCATATCTGATTTTAACTGCTTCTGATCTGTGTAGAGAGAGCAAGATGAAGCGGCACGTGTGTACGAGGAATTTGTGGAGTCATTCAAGGGTGATAGCACATCTGGGTCGAAGTTTGTCCGAGGAGGTGTGATTGATCCCAATGCCAAGCTGAGGATTGATTCCGAAGGTTAGTGATATGGTTTACATTTTCATATACCTTGTTGTAGTTGGCTTTACTCTTTGTAGATTGAAAATCATGATGGATATATACATTGTTTCTTCTATTGCTCCAATTAATCAAGAGACCGGCCTTTTTATTCATTCGGCAATGGCAGGTGGAAAGTCCAAAGATGGGGGGTCTGTTCCAAAGAAGGGCAGTAGGTaaacgaaaaaaaatacttgATTTCTAGAAGAGGGTATCTTGTGGTACCGCTGCTTCATcttagatggccatatggccaaTATAATCGGAATCCAGAGGCCAACCACGAGCATTAAATGATTCATGCTATATTTTTTCACCATTTTACTTTTCGCTAGCATCATGGTTTTGTGAATTGTCTGCTTATGTATCTACAAAGTTGATACCAACTATTGAATGCGTTTGATAGACACGAGGGTTGTACAAATTTCTGCTTGACAAAACGCATTCAAACGCATTCAATAATTATTCCAGTAAGTAAATAATTTTGCTTGACTAATTGCTTGTGGACTGTATGGAAAAGCACACAGATAGCCATATTTCCATCTAGTGAAGTGTAAATAATTTTGGGATGACTTTTACTTGTCTGACATATAAGGATAATGATGGCTCATGttatatgttttcttaaaaGCATTTCCAAATTCATCATACTTCGTTCCTTCGGGAAGAAGTTTCAGTTATCAGTGAAGCTGACTATAACTTTTAGAATCTTAAAAGAGGTCTTAGAATATTATGATTTACATGTGCTGAGCAACTGGTATATTTAGTACTACATCCGTCCtgaaatgtagctatttctaccacaccctctcaaccaatcacaaccattctccatttaatttcttcacctactttctcttctcaaccaatcacaaactTCCTTCAATCATTTCTACCTACTTCCTTAATACCCGTGCCCACCTAAAAAAATGCTACGTAACATTTTGGGGTGGAGGAAGTAGGGTTGTTTTTAGTaatcctctttctctctctcctctgaaACCATTAtctaactaactaactaacttTATTTAGTTAGATTTATGGAGTTTTTACTAATTCCATATTTTCATCAACGTTTCTGCTGTTATTTCTCCAAAACAAGATGATCTGAACTATTTTCGTCCAGAAGTTGAAAAATGTGCATGCTTGTGAAAACCTATGGCATGGCAAGGATGAAAGGAGCCTTAGTTTTGTAATACTCCGTATTTGGATTCCTCTTGTGCAATCATGCTAGTATAAGTCAGAATTTCCATTAAATCATTGCAGGCAGTCGAGTGTAAGCTTTATGATTAACTGAACGTTCTATATAGTTTCTTGGTTAACATGATTTTAGAAAGAGAATTTGTGAAAGTATAGCAAAGGTGAAAAGTACAGCTATTTGTCAAGAAAGCTGTAGGGTTATTAGCAACTCACCATGCTGGCCATTTGGGCACACTGCTTgattctgttttctttttcatatacCCGTGTCATCTAGGTGTATACATGATAGATACCTTATACGTAGCGTACTTTTATCCAGGTATGTTCCATCTTTTTTGCCGCCGTCATTTGGGAAAGAGCCGGACAAAAAGGTTAGTACAATTCCAATATTCTTATGGCTGTCTCAGTAGTCACTATGGTTTTCTGGTTAAGCATTATCTTGCTGTGCAGAAAGAAGAGGAGCGTccaaaggaaaaggaaagaCGAAAGCCACGGGTAATAGACGAGTTCATGGAGGAGCTCAAGTTTGAGAAAGAGCTTCGACAAAAGCGTAATCAGGAACGCGAGCAATGGCGTGAGGGTCGACACACTGACACATCTGCTGTACGCACTTCAGTATTTGACAGAATAGGCCTTTATTTACTTGCACTAGACAGCACTCCAAAAGAACTTCGGAGTGCTTTAGATCATGTTTAGTTTGTTGGCTAGCATTAATGCCCATTAGTTAGTAACCTATATATGTACTATAGGACCCAAAACAAAAGAGCAAAAATACAACTTTCctcaaatatgaaaaaaatatacctGATCACATGATATCAGTTAGTAACCTATATATGGACACCTGCAAAAAAACACCCCTTGTTTTTAAAACAAAGATTGCAGTGCTTTCACATATATGGCCACAGAAGATCCTCTGGGGTAGGGGGAATGAGGTGTAGAACACACCATCATCCCCAACTCCTCTTTTTAGAAGAGTAAAGATGAtgaaatattcttttttttaattgccTAGGTTGTAGAACGCTGTTTTTTTCCTGTCTGCACTCTATaactgtttttttaatataatacgAGTAGttaataaagaaaaataatgatTTCTTGCAGTTTTTTCTGTAGAAATCTTTGTGGCATTATTAATAGTTTGCTATTTATTAATTGATGCCTGTTACTGTGTCCTGCAGTCCTCTAGCCGTTTTGATGAACTACCAGATGAATTAGATCCCATTGGGAAACTTCCAGGATCATTTGATGATGGGGATCCACAAACCACGAACTTATATGTTGGGAATCTTTCTCCTAAGGTTGGCATTCTCCAATGCGCTTGTTTTGTTTATACATAAGGTTAACTTTACATCATGATTAACTTGATGGTTGCATTATATTATATGACAGGTGGACGAGAATTTTCTTATGAGGACATTTGGTCGTTTTGGACCTATTGCTAGTGTCAAGATTATGTGGCCTCGAACAGAAGAGGAACGCAGAAGGCAAAGAAATTGTGGTTTTGTTGCCTTCATGAATAGGGCTGATGGACAAGCAGCCAAGGATGAAATGGAAGGTAATACATTTTCATGTAGTGCAGGGATCATTTTTGTCCATTTGTACAGGAGCTAGCACTCTTGCTTTCAGTGGTCTTGTTTTTTATAATCTTATGGTTCATCTCAGGTGTTGTTGTGTACGACTATGAACTGAAACTAGGGTGGGGCAAATCTGTTGCTCTTCCTTCACAAGCACTGCCTGCTCCTCCACCAGGGCACATGGCAATCCGGAATAAGGAGGTGCTTTGTTTGTTCTTTTGCGTTGTGTCAAAGTTTCTATGTTGAGATAACCTTTTATTATTGGTGCTGCCTGCATGAGTTGGCATTGATTACCTTACTCTTATATTTATATAGGGTGGTACTGTCATCTTATCTGGTCCTGGTGGTCCACCTCTTGCATCTGTTAAACCACAGACCTCAGAGCTGGTAGGGGATCTTTTCTTACTGCAGCTGTTTATTGTCACGAAATGCCTTTCTTTTGTGCTTTACTGATTTGTAATATTGGCAAAGTGCATCTATCCTTGACTCCTTGTTGTCTTTGTATTTTTGCTTTGATGAATCTTTAATGGATGAACTTTTAACAAATCAAGATACACTGCTTTCcatttgatttctttttctgaatGTTTTAAGTGCTTGAGTCTAGTATAGACCAATAAAAACATTTACCACTTCCCTTGTGGTGTACAGATTACTATATGGAATATCCTTCCATCTTTCCCCACTCACATCATTTATGTAGGCCTTTCCATTGTGATAGCGATCCTTGTATTCTATTCAACTTTGTTGGTTATGTTCTTTATTTACATGCCAGCCACCAACAGAAGGCACCATTCGTATTTGCACTGGTTGTTCTAACCAATTACAAAAATGAGTGCTAAGTATGGTTTTTTTGCAGGTTATCGAACTAATATTTGCTataaccaaaaaaagaaaaaaagcttAACTGATCATAAGATGGAGAATACAATCAGTTtttatcaaatatatttaatgatGTTATCATGATTAGATTTTAATATCTGTGAATAAATCCCTCCACAGAGACAAAAGTGGATGCTAAGGGACAGAACAATTGTAGTCAAAGGAATGATAAAAAAAGAGGTGTTAGGGCCTGCCTTATcacttaaaaaaaatgctaagaTACTTTGCTTCAAGCCTTAAATTTAACTCAAGTAGGCATTGCAAGTGGTTCTGTCTTGGATGAGGATATCTGCAGTTAGCTTGAAATTGAATGATATCTAATAAGTTTTAACCAACATTTTGGTTATTATTCTAATTTCATTTGGTTTAACAGGTCCTCACACCAAATGTTCCTGATATAGTGGTTGCTCCGCCAGATGATGCACATGTTCGGCATGTGATTGACACAATGGCTCTGCATGTACTTGACGGGGGATGTGCTTTTGAACAAGCTGTTATGGAGAGAGGCCGAGGAAATTCTTTATTTAGTTTCTTGTTTGATCTTAAATCAAAGGAGCACACATACTATGTTTGGAGGCTATACTCATTTGCTCAGGTAAAATACATTGATGTTGTTAAATTTTCAATCTCTATATCTATGATCTACTAAAGGGAAGTGGTGATAGTATTTTGTTGGAAGTGAACTGTGATAGTAAAGAGGTTTGTCTTAATTGCTGTCTTCTGATATCTTTTATGCAATGCAGATTTATCATTGAGTTTCCACTATATATGTTTTGGAATACAAAAATCTAATAGCAAAAATGAAAATTCTTTTAGTttgaataaatttatttatcttTGTCACTTATCGGAGTTCttgttagaatttttttttgttctcctAGAGTTGGACTTGAAATGATCTTCTTTTGCACCTAGCCACTTATCACTTGTGTTTTGCATCTATGCATTATTCTGAATGTCAATTGTTGAAGTGATAGGATGGTAGCATTAACTGCATATGGTGATATTGGAATGCAGGGTGATACTTTGCAGCGGTGGAGAACAGAACCATTTATCATGATTACAGGAAGTGGAAGGTAAGAGAGATCAcacaattatatttttattccaaTATGTATTGGTCATGCGTCCGCCCATTGAATACGTAATGCCATGATATTGTATTAAATATGATATTCATATTCCAGATGGGTTCCACCTGCTTTGCCATCCAGCAGAAGTCCTGAGCGTGAAAAAGAATCTACTTTTGCGGCTGGTAGAAGCAGGGTAAGAGATTGCTGCATTTTGTTGAAGGCCTTTTGCTTTGTTACGGTGAATGTTTTTGTCCTACTACAAATACGAATTCACATTTTCTCTTCAGCGTGTCGAAGTGGAGCGCACATTGACTGATTCACAGCGTGATGAATTTGAGGACATGCTACGTGCATTGACATTGGAGAGAAGTCAGATAAAGGAGGCTATGGGATTTGCATTGGATAATGCTGATGCAGCTGGAGAGGTAAATCCTTCCTTGCGCTAGATTTGACTTGATCAGTCAATTTCtccctttctttctttatttttaaataaggaTGTATTATTTCATTCTTGTTTAGGTTgccttcttcttgttctttttttgttttagattttttataaAACACCCTTTTTTTGGTAAATCACATAACATGAGAGTACTCATTAGTGCTTTGCCTTGTATGTTCAGATTGTTGAAGTTCTTACAGAATCTTTGACACTCAAGGAGACACCCATCCCAACCAAGGTTGCTCGGCTTATGCTAGTGTCTGATATTCTTCATAACAGCAGCGCTCCAGTGAAGAATGCTTCTGCATTCCGGACAAAGTTTGAGGCTGCTCTACCTGATGTTATAGAAAGCTTCAATGATTTATACCGCAGTATCACTGGAAGGATTACTGCTGAAGCTCTGAAGGTAAGTTGTATTGTTCTGTTTTTTGAGTCCTTTATTTTATTCCTTTCTTGATGTTACCTTACGATAGCATTATTTTGTTGTTTCTCTGCAGGAGAGAGTTTTGAAAGTTCTACAAGTATGGGCGGACTGGTTCTTATTTTCCGATGCATATCTGAATGGACTAAGAGCTACCTTTCTTAGATCAAGCCACTTAGGGGTCATCCCTTTTCACTCTCTATGTGGTGATACACCAGAAATTGAAAAGAAAGCTAGCTCTGAGGACGGCAGTGATGGATTTAGGCTCAACGAAGATGGTGCCTTGGCCACAGGAAAGGCAGCGGCAACAAGGGAGCTGTTAGGGCTTCCGCTAGCTGAACTTGAACGCCGTTGCAGACATAATGGCCTCTCGCTATGTGGTGGTAAAGAGATGATGGTTGCCAGGTTGCTTAGCTTGGAAGAGGCTGAGAAGGAACGAGTATATGAGAAGGACGCGGGCATTAAATATGGACAAGGAGAATCGCATAGAACTGGAAGAGATGACATTGCTGTGAATGCTCGTAATGCTTCTAGACCTGGAGAAGGTACTGATAGTGGTGAATCAGACATGTTGGGTCTCTCTCATTATGCTATGGAAGCAGGGTACAAACGCTCTAATGAATCCACACCCGCTGAACCTGTTCCAAGCAAGAAGCCAAAAGTTGACCCTGTTTTGCCCGCTTCAAAATGGAGTCGAGAGGATGATGTCAGCGATGATGAAGATAGAAAAGGTGGCAGAGGCTTAGGATTAAGCTATTCATCTGGTAGCGATATTGCTGGTGATTCTGGGAAAGCTGATGCAACAGAAGTTAGTACTGATCACTCGAATCATCACCAGGATACGATTCTTGATGAAGAGCATAGGTACCTTTTGTCATGATTTAGCATGCAATTCAATTACATTTTTTAATCATGTACTCCGTATTAGCCAATTACTTCATACAGTTTATAATGTAATTGCACATGCCTTGTGATCTGCAGAAAGAAGTTAAGGCAGATTGAAATTGCTGTTATGCAGTATCGTGAATCTCTTGAGGAGAAGGGTTTGCGAAACACAGAAGAGATTGAGAAGAAGGTTGCCAGCCACCGTAGGCGTCTTCAGTCTGAATATGGTTTATCATTTTCAAATGATGGTGCAAACAGCAGGCGCTCTTCTGGTATGTAAGAAGGCAGCAATGACATATCCTCTGCTTGTTGGATAATtgcttttttgttgtttttgaaCATACATCCTTcacttctgaattctgatactagtgaagaatatttttttttttgatatttggCTACCTTTA of the Oryza sativa Japonica Group chromosome 2, ASM3414082v1 genome contains:
- the LOC4328504 gene encoding protein RRC1 isoform X1 — protein: MSSKKVPFHRHKENEEARKKREQDEAARVYEEFVESFKGDSTSGSKFVRGGVIDPNAKLRIDSEGGKSKDGGSVPKKGSRYVPSFLPPSFGKEPDKKKEEERPKEKERRKPRVIDEFMEELKFEKELRQKRNQEREQWREGRHTDTSASSSRFDELPDELDPIGKLPGSFDDGDPQTTNLYVGNLSPKVDENFLMRTFGRFGPIASVKIMWPRTEEERRRQRNCGFVAFMNRADGQAAKDEMEGVVVYDYELKLGWGKSVALPSQALPAPPPGHMAIRNKEGGTVILSGPGGPPLASVKPQTSELVLTPNVPDIVVAPPDDAHVRHVIDTMALHVLDGGCAFEQAVMERGRGNSLFSFLFDLKSKEHTYYVWRLYSFAQGDTLQRWRTEPFIMITGSGRWVPPALPSSRSPEREKESTFAAGRSRRVEVERTLTDSQRDEFEDMLRALTLERSQIKEAMGFALDNADAAGEIVEVLTESLTLKETPIPTKVARLMLVSDILHNSSAPVKNASAFRTKFEAALPDVIESFNDLYRSITGRITAEALKERVLKVLQVWADWFLFSDAYLNGLRATFLRSSHLGVIPFHSLCGDTPEIEKKASSEDGSDGFRLNEDGALATGKAAATRELLGLPLAELERRCRHNGLSLCGGKEMMVARLLSLEEAEKERVYEKDAGIKYGQGESHRTGRDDIAVNARNASRPGEGTDSGESDMLGLSHYAMEAGYKRSNESTPAEPVPSKKPKVDPVLPASKWSREDDVSDDEDRKGGRGLGLSYSSGSDIAGDSGKADATEVSTDHSNHHQDTILDEEHRKKLRQIEIAVMQYRESLEEKGLRNTEEIEKKVASHRRRLQSEYGLSFSNDGANSRRSSERTSSERRDRHDDSSRKRHRSLSRSRSPPRRSLERDREHNRNRDTDRSHGNDAGRERDRVREKSASRGRDDHYDRSRDREKDRRKGR
- the LOC4328504 gene encoding protein RRC1 isoform X2, producing MEELKFEKELRQKRNQEREQWREGRHTDTSASSSRFDELPDELDPIGKLPGSFDDGDPQTTNLYVGNLSPKVDENFLMRTFGRFGPIASVKIMWPRTEEERRRQRNCGFVAFMNRADGQAAKDEMEGVVVYDYELKLGWGKSVALPSQALPAPPPGHMAIRNKEGGTVILSGPGGPPLASVKPQTSELVLTPNVPDIVVAPPDDAHVRHVIDTMALHVLDGGCAFEQAVMERGRGNSLFSFLFDLKSKEHTYYVWRLYSFAQGDTLQRWRTEPFIMITGSGRWVPPALPSSRSPEREKESTFAAGRSRRVEVERTLTDSQRDEFEDMLRALTLERSQIKEAMGFALDNADAAGEIVEVLTESLTLKETPIPTKVARLMLVSDILHNSSAPVKNASAFRTKFEAALPDVIESFNDLYRSITGRITAEALKERVLKVLQVWADWFLFSDAYLNGLRATFLRSSHLGVIPFHSLCGDTPEIEKKASSEDGSDGFRLNEDGALATGKAAATRELLGLPLAELERRCRHNGLSLCGGKEMMVARLLSLEEAEKERVYEKDAGIKYGQGESHRTGRDDIAVNARNASRPGEGTDSGESDMLGLSHYAMEAGYKRSNESTPAEPVPSKKPKVDPVLPASKWSREDDVSDDEDRKGGRGLGLSYSSGSDIAGDSGKADATEVSTDHSNHHQDTILDEEHRKKLRQIEIAVMQYRESLEEKGLRNTEEIEKKVASHRRRLQSEYGLSFSNDGANSRRSSERTSSERRDRHDDSSRKRHRSLSRSRSPPRRSLERDREHNRNRDTDRSHGNDAGRERDRVREKSASRGRDDHYDRSRDREKDRRKGR